The segment CAGACAAGTTCAGGTTGGCCATGCAATGCCCCGGAGATGCAGCCGGGAATCGCAGTGCTTCCGATTGCTGCCGTTCCAATCGCAACCGAGGCACGCATCCAATTTCGGCGGTTGAGGTTATTTTTCACTCGTTGATCAGTCCATGCCGAAGTTTGCCCGAAAACGTCGCTGAAGACACACACCATCGACGGTGATGAGAACGTCCCTATCGACGAATAAGGATCCGGACTGGGAAATCGTCGAAAAACACCTTACAATCCTCCATTATCGTATACCGCCGGACCATCGCCTTTGTCAACTGAATACGAATTGGCGAAAAAAAAAACAGCCGTTTGCAAAGCCAACCCTCCATGCTGAAAATCCTAGACCTACAAACGGCAGAGGATTCGCGAGATATTGTGCATCGTAGCGTCCAGGCATTGGTCGAGGGCCAACTCGTCGGTTTGCCGACGGAAACCAGCTATGCCGTCGCTGCCCATGCACTTTGCGAGCCAGCAATGGAGCGATTGTGTGCGCTTGCCAAGAGCGGCGGGGGGCGGAAGGGGGACGAGCGTAGTGAAACAGACGACAGCCCCGGGGTGGGTGATTTTGCCCTGTCGATCCGAAGCCGTGAAGCGGCCATCGATTATTTGGGGGACAAATCGACGACCGCTCGGCGGCTCATGCACCGCTGCTGGCCAGGCCCGCTGACGATTCAGTGCGAGTGCCGAGACCCATTGTCGGCGATATCCCAATTGCCTGAATTCGTTAGAAACCGACTAATTTGCCAAGAAAACCGCATCAATTTTCGCGTTGTCGACCATGACGTTTTGGACCAAATCCACCGTTATCTGTCTGCACCGCTTGTCCTTTTCAGCCATTCGAACTGTAATTACGGCGAAGTCGTTGCGACCGCGGCAACGTTAGCAGATCGCTATAGCAACGATTTGCCTCTGCTGCTCGATGACGGGCCCACTCGTTATGGTGGCAGGACCACCGTGGTCCAGGTCAACGGCAATCGCTGGAAACTACTCCGTGAGGGCGTTATTGAACGTGCTGCTATGAATCAATTTGTCAAACCCGTGATTGCGTTAGTGTGTACGGGAAACACGTGCCGCAGCCCGATGGCGGAAACCATCATGCGCGAGCAGCTTCGAAAGCGAACCGGGTGCGAAGACGCCGTCCGCGTCCTCTCAGCCGGTGTCGCTGCCTCGGCTGGATCGGGGGCCAGTCCTCATGCGGTCGCGGTCATGGGCAAACGGGGGCTCGATTTGACCGGTCACAGCAGTCGTCCACTCGACGAATCGGTCATGAATGTCGCCGATCTTGTCCTCACGATGACACGTGGCCATCGGGCCGCCATTTTAGCAGCATGGCCTGAGATGCATGATCGTATCTTTACACTTCGCCGTGATGGCGGTGACATCTCGGACCCCGTCGGCATGGATATTGAAGTCTACCGAGCCTGTGCCGATCAAATCGAAGAAGAACTTGGAAAATGGCTCGATTCCCTTGATGACGACTTTTTTCCAAAAAACGAAAACGAACCGAACAACAAGACTAACCCGGACCGCGAATCATGATGAAAAAGGTGACGGAATGTTAAAAGTGTCCATTGCAAGCGATCACCGTGGTGTTCACATCAAGGCTCGGCTCATTCAATCGCTCCAAGCGGCTGGCTATACCGTTCATGACGAAGGAACCGAGAGTGATTCGACCGTCGACTATCCTGACTTCGCCAAAAAAGTAGCGAGCAAAGTCAGTTTAGGGGAGGTCGATCGCGGGATCCTGATTTGTGGAACGGGAATCGGTATGTCGATCACGGCGAACAAGTACTCAGGCGTGCGCGCAGCATCCTGTTCTGGCGAAGTGATGGTCGAAATGAGCCGTCGGCATAACGACGTCAACGTCCTCTGCCTACCAGGTGATATGATTGGCGACCGACCGATCGATGATTTGGTTTTGCTTTGGTTGCGAACGGAATTTGAAGGTGGCAGGCACGCGAAACGGGTCAGCAAAATCAGTGAAATCGAAAAGGCGAATCTACGCGGTGACTCGCTGAAAAACGAATCAACGAACCCATCGGGAACCTAGGATACCCATGGCTTGGTCCACTCTCATCGGTCACTCTGGAATTGAAAAATGGTTCTCGGTTTCCATCGGTAAAGGACGTATCGGCGGCAGTTTTCTATTTGTCGGTCAAAACGGTATCGGCAAACGAACAGCCGCCAACCTGCTCGCCCAAACACTGTTGTGCCAACGTAGCGAGCCAGCCGAGATGTCGCCTTGTGGGGTTTGTGAATCGTGCGTCCAAGTTGCGGCTGGGACGCATCTCGACGTTACCCGCGTTGGCAAACCGAGTGACAAGACGATGATTCCACTCGAACTTCTCATCGGCCCCCCTGAAGCACGGATGCAGGAAGGTTTTTGCCGCGACGTTCGGATGCGGCCGATGAGCGGTCGAAGACGCATTGGAATCATTGAAGACGCCGACTATCTCAACGAAGAAGGGGCGAATTGCCTACTAAAAACGCTCGAAGAACCGCCTCTCGGTGCGGTCATTATCTTGATTGGAACGAGCGAGCAGCGACAATTGCCGACGATTCGTTCACGGTGCCAAGTGATCCGGTTTCAATCCCTATCCGGCGAGCATGCCGTCAAACTAATGCGCGACGTCCACCATGTTGAGGCTGCCGAGGAAAAGATCATCGAAGCCACCGAAATCGCTGGCGGTGATATGCACGTCGCATTACACCTCTTGGGTGGACAAGCGGATCAATTTCGCGAGGCATTGTCGGCGTTGTTTGCGGCACCACAGCCCGACCCTGTCCGCATCGTCCGAGTGATCAATTCCCATATCGATCAAGCGGGGAAAGAACCTTCGAAACGTCGCGCTGCGATGCGAGACGTTTTTTCGTTTGCGGTCCAGTACTATCGTCAACAATTGCGGCGAGATGCAAGCGAACGGCTTTCAGCCAACCGATCACTCAACCGACTCGATCGATCGATACGCGCGCTTCGCGAAACCGATCGCAGCGCAAACCAAGCTAGTTTGGTGGAGTGTTACAGCGCCGACATCGCCGCCGCGATCACAGGCGACCGCGGCGAAATCGGCTAAGATGGTTTTGTCATGCTCACAATCAAAAAGCCGATGAGCGTTCTTGGAAAGCGATGCAGGTCTTCTTCAATGAGTTGTTCAGCACGAAGGCGTTGGAATCCAAGCTTTAGCCGCTCCGCGCCTCCTCGAATCGGCTAATACCTGGACTCGAACCATCACTCGCCTCCACAACGAAGAAGAAACATGAGCCTCGAAGAAATCCAACTCGCACAGCAGAAAACCGGCGCCCTTACCGACGCTTTAGCGGAGGTCATCCGTGGCAATCGCGAGTGCATCGAGGTACTGGTTCTATCGCTCTTGTCGAACGGATCGGTGCTCATGCAAGACGTACCCGGTGTGGGCAAAACGACGCTGGCAAAAGCGGTCGCTCGAGCCATTGACGTCGACTTTCATCGTGTCCAATTCACGCCCGATTTATTACCAGCCGATATCCTCGGCTCGTCGATCTACAATCCAAAGGAAGGCTCGTTCGACTTCCGACCTGGTCCCGTGTTCTGCCATGTCTTGTTGGCTGACGAAATCAATCGCGCGTCACCACGAACGCAATCGGCATTGCTGGAGGCAATGAGTGAAATGCAGGCGACGATCGAGGGAACGCAGCACGACCTGCCATCACCCTTTCTTGTTTTGGCGACCCAGAATCCAGTCGAATTCCATGGGACGTACCCGCTGCCCGAAGCACAACTCGATCGTTTTTTAGTGCAACTTGAATTGGGCTATCCCGACGCAGAAACCGAAGTTGAGATTCTTCACGCTCAAGCGATTTCACACCCTCTCGACCGCATGCAGCCAGTCTTGACCAAGGATGACGTGGTCCGTTTTCAAGACTTGGTCCGAAATATCCGTGTCGATAGAATTGTCTCGCACTATATCGTCGATCTTGTCCGACAAACTCGACACGACCCGCGGTTGAAACTGGGCGTTAGCCCTCGAGGATCTCTGATGCTGTTTCGTGCAAGCCAAGCATCGGCGTTGGCCAACGGACGCGACTTTGTTCTGCCGGACGATGTTCAGCGGTTGGCTCCTTACGTTTTACCACACCGCTTGATCATGAACCCCAAGGCAAAGTACGGGGGTGTGTTAGCGAAGGATATCGTGACTGAAATCCTCCAGGCCACGACGGTTCCATCATGAACTGGGAGCGATCGAGTGCTTATCGCTATCTGCGTTTCCTATGGCATTTTCGATTCACGACGTCGGGAAAGTGGATGGTCGCCGGTTTAATGTTATCGGCAATGCTGGGC is part of the Novipirellula aureliae genome and harbors:
- a CDS encoding arsenate reductase/protein-tyrosine-phosphatase family protein, with the protein product MLKILDLQTAEDSRDIVHRSVQALVEGQLVGLPTETSYAVAAHALCEPAMERLCALAKSGGGRKGDERSETDDSPGVGDFALSIRSREAAIDYLGDKSTTARRLMHRCWPGPLTIQCECRDPLSAISQLPEFVRNRLICQENRINFRVVDHDVLDQIHRYLSAPLVLFSHSNCNYGEVVATAATLADRYSNDLPLLLDDGPTRYGGRTTVVQVNGNRWKLLREGVIERAAMNQFVKPVIALVCTGNTCRSPMAETIMREQLRKRTGCEDAVRVLSAGVAASAGSGASPHAVAVMGKRGLDLTGHSSRPLDESVMNVADLVLTMTRGHRAAILAAWPEMHDRIFTLRRDGGDISDPVGMDIEVYRACADQIEEELGKWLDSLDDDFFPKNENEPNNKTNPDRES
- the rpiB gene encoding ribose 5-phosphate isomerase B; translation: MLKVSIASDHRGVHIKARLIQSLQAAGYTVHDEGTESDSTVDYPDFAKKVASKVSLGEVDRGILICGTGIGMSITANKYSGVRAASCSGEVMVEMSRRHNDVNVLCLPGDMIGDRPIDDLVLLWLRTEFEGGRHAKRVSKISEIEKANLRGDSLKNESTNPSGT
- a CDS encoding DNA polymerase III subunit; protein product: MAWSTLIGHSGIEKWFSVSIGKGRIGGSFLFVGQNGIGKRTAANLLAQTLLCQRSEPAEMSPCGVCESCVQVAAGTHLDVTRVGKPSDKTMIPLELLIGPPEARMQEGFCRDVRMRPMSGRRRIGIIEDADYLNEEGANCLLKTLEEPPLGAVIILIGTSEQRQLPTIRSRCQVIRFQSLSGEHAVKLMRDVHHVEAAEEKIIEATEIAGGDMHVALHLLGGQADQFREALSALFAAPQPDPVRIVRVINSHIDQAGKEPSKRRAAMRDVFSFAVQYYRQQLRRDASERLSANRSLNRLDRSIRALRETDRSANQASLVECYSADIAAAITGDRGEIG
- a CDS encoding AAA family ATPase, with product MSLEEIQLAQQKTGALTDALAEVIRGNRECIEVLVLSLLSNGSVLMQDVPGVGKTTLAKAVARAIDVDFHRVQFTPDLLPADILGSSIYNPKEGSFDFRPGPVFCHVLLADEINRASPRTQSALLEAMSEMQATIEGTQHDLPSPFLVLATQNPVEFHGTYPLPEAQLDRFLVQLELGYPDAETEVEILHAQAISHPLDRMQPVLTKDDVVRFQDLVRNIRVDRIVSHYIVDLVRQTRHDPRLKLGVSPRGSLMLFRASQASALANGRDFVLPDDVQRLAPYVLPHRLIMNPKAKYGGVLAKDIVTEILQATTVPS